In Anopheles gambiae chromosome 2, idAnoGambNW_F1_1, whole genome shotgun sequence, a single window of DNA contains:
- the LOC1276282 gene encoding protein encore isoform X3: MSTVAVAAQQHTTESRTHSLANLAEQQQQQQQQQSTIGSAFSAENGHSPAMPCAPCPSSQAAGVRSAVSPESSVPSGCDGGGGADTGSSNSNSSSSSSSSSGNAMANGQTDTSAPSGSAGGADGQQQQQMQQQQGDSSQQQQDQPPISGPRPASGGRQQRIAGGKGKHLTRSHAMRESTSPPRTPTPRSPSDTHTTSSSSSSSNPISGGGGGGGSTGGTINTTTASTTTTTTNAVATSSSSTSGNNNNNNNIGTLCNGPQSQHERGNGGASASASTMMSDTDSLAKHNSSGPGGGGGGGGSSGNGSPNIVLFAGGEEQRSTSGKSQLDLDFPKLTPPKTSFNPNAGSNGSNQHHPKSNGSVKNNGGGKANGAAAVCETDKSTATSTGTTKQLSAAPTVVSTVGSPTQPGGSSIDTPDGGGAGRGGGMPAGPTNPSNHNHLVSGEQAMGGEPTTASSDRQQHSPATSPANSSSNYCDSDGRHGPYQHQQQREVNFSSSQDGAATDGPINIQFSHETETRYIQCDSPTDGLMRSSGVVAGTGPTATPPSGGKKRSGASGKGGNKAARLKNLSGGSSSSVDGGGGGLGGGGGMASFMSRDSLCDPFTDQSGVNLLQFFKETLNKNFKDRNMLMKIEKELLSLAMDRSRSQMKFPPMSSYNRMLIHRVAAYFGMEHNVDATQQCVIAEVTPATRIPDIRFKNLISDSFSEEPRKSILKRDTHSFDEYHRFGGGGGGDGGGGGGGGGGRGGGSGLLHCPDRGMLDRKAKSFEERDEEYDKSKRRLFKNRESIEGRSDERPCVSKSHSFGGYGGSSQNASLLRGDSITSTKSAGARLFTKQDSNASTNTPWRLSPSSSGSYLTSSYKTQSIRSDSVTPSPTGYGSGDHTPEPCVPSPSATCGVMWAVTDMASVPKGSVLIDPQTFQPIVNQDGSLYHFDPSNLPPTATGGGPWPAAGGGKVSKRKFEKQKSFNSKNNLNSSSSLESSIDGPVLGKSVDCGLQTVIPTDNGPGAVTTIMTMTASPPTTIAEEVVNELGCYDAGGGGTGGGGLKLLSVKDNPDMDENSSLCEEISQTTNELGALKLQKHQATSPMLQASELQPIDMNEIQYGTNPSDSGSLVHTANTTTLLDEDRSLIDEVAETTGDEPDDLGDTLDALGKTDPTSHNNNNNNNNPALGAAVQLLHVHDPVSSSSTLDAADDDDDEDDDEDRSETPTDGGQEEVDKKNDMVKVANVVQTVVPLTSYASASATPNGGGSAGVSAYTVTYDGGGSGHPGTTVYATGTPGLSTTTYQTAPDGAIYAVPSSLVYTYPTAMDPAEMSGGYFVPVYDPQQQQREASLCSTPGASIYSAPAGAASTVLHPIAYTQSAAAAAAYTGAPLYQNPVMYSSDQFPAAQAAAAAAAAGQLSQYPISYPIGIGYPFNGATYQNYWNQPITYYVPQTPVPSTVGGASILMPPPMPQTPGTGGIITTTATVPTNTPGPSGAPMAGKRNTTPPQNGGHGQSQGGATHSASVTPVPISPFATNIPVPLPDTTSAAATGAPMYAAFPQPLYPNMLPFASPMATHPHPAAAPAGTLVPTAASFHPHPVPTGAPQHHPSAHHPAAAASGPHADSSASSGGQHRPAAHYHHHHQQQQQGQQGGSGHYSSTNGPSNGGGGGNSSSSSSSSNSSHSGGNHSNNSATNAPTPQSTPSTPLSLPLSLPPHHGGVPAGATPKGMPLFPTPPIMPNVASGGGYAGHHHYASSDDRKPGNGGGYKPRGQAAAAAAGSNGGPTGGSYFNYNASTNGRQMTPNSTGGGGNYQPQGGMKGGYAQNNTGNNNQNQNGPLILGPPPSGKLNRHDGSGQPNAVPPANGNSSNNNKPPLIPTLPSMVVPGATAPNAAGLAGDKARLNRSSKPPNLDLKRSYNSNSYGGVNSRNTPSTNSNESNGSPNSITSSSVHEHGASQSHHPMVPHHAHHHAGGHGGAGNHPATPTSHHHAGSHPVVSAGGGQQQPAQQHGGLHHHHHPGHPAGPHGQHHPHHGGGGGQSMAHGVPQQAQHGGPGGGGGATHYYHAGGGQSMAQAGGSGQVGHSGQSSYYAGNGPSHRGGSVGSNGGGNGAAGSGSGGNGGGHGAGHPHAMPAAAVMHNSAVAAAAAAAAAVEPYHQQLIPINAATGMSYVKIGQAYYPSLTLPQSRRSPPNEIRPIAGVYPTMNMVMPASRQFTPRPQHSSSYSNAKVNKSLR; encoded by the exons ATTGCTGGTGGAAAAGGCAAGCATTTAACCCGCAGTCACGCGATGCGTGAGTCAACCTCGCCGCCCCGAACACCGACGCCGCGATCACCATCCGATACgcacaccaccagcagcagcagcagcagcagcaatccaatcagcggtggcggcggcggcggcggcagtacGGGTGGTACGATCAACACGACCACTGCcagcactaccaccacaaccaccaacgCGGTTGCgaccagtagcagcagtaccagcggcaacaacaacaacaacaacaacattggCACCctctgcaatggtccccagaGTCAGCACGAGCGAGGAAACGGCGGCGCGTCAGCATCGGCATCCACCATGATGAGCGACACCGATTCGCTCGCCAAACACAACAGCTCCGGACcgggtggaggtggtggaggaggaggcagCAGTGGCAACGGCTCGCCGAACATTGTCCTGTTTGCTGGTGGGGAGGAGCAGCGCAGCACCAGTGGCAAAAGTCAGCTGGACCTAGACTTCCCGAAGCTGACACCGCCGAAGACGTCCTTCAATCCGAACGCCGGCAGCAACGGTAGCAATCAACATCACCCGAAAAGCAATGGCAGCGTGAAAAACAATGGTGGCGGCAAAGCGAACGGTGCCGCTGCGGTGTGCGAGACGGACAAATCGACGGCGACCAGCACCGGCACTACGAAGCAGCTGTCGGCGGCGCCGACTGTCGTCAGCACGGTGGGTTCACCGACGCAGCCCGGTGGCAGTAGCATCGACACACCGGACGGTGGGGGAGCGGGCCGTGGCGGAGGTATGCCGGCGGGTCCGACCAATCCGTCCAACCACAACCATCTCGTGTCTGGCGAGCAGGCGATGGGCGGCGAACCGACGACGGCGTCCTCGGACAGGCAGCAACACTCGCCGGCAACGTCAccggcaaacagcagcagcaactattGTGATAGCGATGGCCGCCACGGTCcgtaccagcaccagcagcagcgggaggtgaacttcagcagcagccaggACGGTGCCGCCACCGACGGTCCGATCAATATACAGTTTTCGCACGAAACGGAAACGCGCTACATACAGTGCGACAGTCCGACCGATGGCCTTATGCGAAGTAGCGGTGTGGTGGCGGGCACTGGTCCAACGGCGACGCCGCCGAGCGGTGGCAAGAAACGCAGCGGCGCCTCCGGCAAGGGTGGCAATAAGGCGGCCCGGCTGAAGAACCTAAGCGGTGGCTCCTCGTCCAGCGTcgatggcggtggcggtggcctcggcggcggcggcggcatggCCTCGTTCATGTCGCGCGACAGCCTGTGCGACCCGTTCACCGACCAAAGCGGCGTGAATTTGCTGCAGTTCTTCAAGGAAACGCTGAACAAAAACTTCAAAGATCGCAACATGCTGATGAAGATCGAGAAGGAGCTGCTGTCGCTCGCGATGGACCGGAGCCGCAGCCAGATGAAGTTTCCGCCCATGTCTTCCTACAACCGGATGCTGATCCACCGGGTCGCGGCGTACTTCGGCATGGAGCACAACGTGGACGCGACGCAGCAGTGCGTGATTGCGGAGGTGACGCCGGCCACCCGCATCCCGGACATACGGTTCAAGAATCTCATCTCGGACAGCTTCTCGGAGGAGCCGCGCAAGTCGATCCTGAAGCGGGACACGCACAGCTTCGACGAGTACCACCGgtttggtggtggcggcgggggagatggaggaggaggcggtggtggtgggggtggCAGGGGTGGTGGTAGCGGGTTGCTGCACTGTCCCGACCGGGGCATGCTCGACCGGAAGGCGAAAAGCTTCGAGGAGCGGGACGAAGAGTACGACAAGTCGAAGCGGAGGCTGTTCAAAAACCGTGAG TCAATTGAGGGACGATCGGACGAGCGGCCTTGCGTTTCGAAATCGCACAGCTTCGGTGGTTATGGCGGATCGTCGCAGAATGCATCGCTGCTGCGGGGCGATTCGATAACGTCGACCAAAAGTGCCGGTGCCCGGCTGTTCACGAAGCAGGACTCTAACGCCAGCACCAACACGCCCTGGAGGCTGTCCCCGTCGAGCAGtgg GTCGTACCTTACTTCCAGTTACAAAACGCAATCGATCCGCTCGGACTCGGTAACACCGTCCCCGACCGGCTACGGCAGCGGCGACCACACACCGGAACCGTGCGTACCATCCCCGTCGGCCACGTGCGGCGTGATGTGGGCCGTAACCGATATGGCAAGCGTGCCTAAGGGCAGCGTACTGATTGATCCGCAAACGTTCCAGCCAATCGTAAACCAGGACGG CTCGCTGTACCATTTCGATCCCTCCAATCTGCCTCCGACGGCGACTGGTGGTGGTCCCTGGCCAGCTGCGGGCGGCGGCAAAGTGTCGAAGCGAAAGTTTGAGAAGCAGAAATCGTTCAACAGTAAGAACAatctcaacagcagcagctcgctcGAAAGCTCGATCGACGGGCCGGTGCTCGGCAAGTCGGTCGACTGCGGGCTGCAGACGGTAATCCCGACCGACAATGGACCGGGGGCCGTCACGACCATTATGACGATGACGGCGTCACCACCGACCACCATCGCGGAGGAGGTGGTCAACGAGCTCGGTTGCTACGatgcgggtggtggtggcaccGGTGGCGGCGGCCTAAAGTTGCTGAGCGTTAAGGATAATCCCGATATGGATG AAAATTCAAGCCTCTGCGAAGAGATCTCACAAACCACAAACGAGCTTGGCGCGCTGAAGTTGCAGAAACATCAAGCCACCAGTCCCATGCTGCAGGCCAGCGAACTGCAGCCAATCGATATGAACGAA ATTCAGTACGGTACTAACCCGAGTGACAGTGGAAGCCTGGTGCATACTGCCAACACTACAACGCTGCTGGACGAGGACCGATCGCTGATCGACGAGGTGGCGGAAACGACCGGCGACGAACCGGATGATCTCGGCGACACGCTGGACGCGCTCGGTAAAACCGACCCGAccagccacaacaacaacaacaacaacaataatccGGCTCTGGGTGCTGCTGTACAATTGTTGCACGTACACGATCCTGTCAGTAGTAGCAGCACGCTAGACGCcgccgacgatgacgatgacgaggacgacgacgaggatcGCAGCGAAACGCCAACCGACGGTGGGCAGGAGGAGGTGGACAAGAAGAACGACATGGTGAAGGTGGCGAACGTGGTCCAAACGGTGGTGCCGCTAACGAGCTACGCCAGTGCCAGCGCTACACCGAACGGCGGTGGGAGTGCGGGCGTCAGTGCGTACACCGTCACGTAcgacggtggtggtagtggccaTCCGGGTACTACCGTGTATGCGACCGGCACACCGGGCCTGTCCACGACGACATATCAGACTGCG CCGGACGGTGCCATCTACGCGGTACCATCGTCGCTGGTCTACACATATCCCACGGCAATGGATCCGGCCGAAATGTCCGGCGGGTACTTTGTGCCGGTGTACgatccgcagcagcagcagcgcgaggCAAGCCTCTGTTCGACGCCGGGCGCGTCGATCTATTCGGCCCCGGCCGGTGCCGCCTCGACCGTGCTGCATCCGATCGCGTACACGCAGAGTGCGGCAGCGGCCGCAGCGTACACCGGTGCGCCACTGTACCAGAACCCGGTCATGTACTCGTCCGACCAGTTCCCGGCGGCCCAGGCCGCGGCAGCGGCCGCAGCAGCCGGCCAGCTTTCGCAGTATCCCATTAGCTATCCGATCGGTATAGGATACCCGTTCAATG GTGCTACGTACCAAAACTACTGGAATCAGCCAATCACTTACTACGTTCCTCAGACGCCCGTCCCGTCGACGGTTGGTGGTGCGTCCATACTCATGCCGCCGCCGATGCCGCAAACGCCCGGCACCGGGGGCATCATCACGACCACGGCCACCGTACCGACGAACACGCCCGGCCCGTCCGGGGCACCGATGGCGGGCAAGCGCAACACGACACCGCCCCAGAACGGTGGGCACGGCCAGTCGCAGGGCGGCGCCACGCACAGTGCCTCGGTAACGCCCGTGCCGATCTCACCGTTCGCCACGAATATTCCCGTACCACTGCCCGACACCacgtcggcggcggcgaccGGAGCCCCGATGTACGCCGCCTTCCCGCAGCCCCTGTACCCGAACATGCTTCCATTCGCCAGCCCGATGGCGACCCATCCCCATCCGGCTGCGGCCCCCGCCGGCACACTGGTACCCACTGCCGCATCATTCCATCCGCACCCGGTACCGACCGGTGCACCGCAGCACCATCCCAGCGCTCACCATCCGGCGGCCGCCGCTTCCGGCCCGCACGCCGACTCGTCCGCCAGCAGCGGAGGGCAGCACCGTCCAGCAGCacactaccaccatcatcaccagcagcagcagcaggggcaGCAGGGAGGCAGTGGCCACTATTCCAGCACGAACGGACCGTCGAATGGAGGCGGTGGCggcaacagcagtagcagtagcagcagtagcaacagcagtcACAGCGGTGGcaaccacagcaacaacagtgcCACAAACGCACCCACACCCCAGTCGACGCCGAGCACACCGCTCTCGCTGCCCCTGTCGTTGCCGCCCCATCACGGCGGTGTGCCGGCCGGTGCAACGCCCAAAGGTATGCCGCTCTTTCCAACGCCCCCGATCATGCCGAATGTGGCGAGCGGCGGAGGATACGCGGGGCATCACCATTACGCGTCGTCGGACGACCGGAAGCCGGGCAACGGGGGAGGCTACAAGCCGAGAGGccaggcggcggcggcggcggccggttCCAACGGGGGGCCAACCGGTGGCAGCTACTTCAACTACAACGCATCGACCAACGGACGGCAAATGACACCGAACAGCACGGGCGGCGGAGGCAACTATCAGCCGCAGGGAGGCATGAAGGGTGGCTACGCACAGAACAATACAGGGAACAATAACCAGAACCAGAACGGACCGCTAATCCTGGGGCCGCCGCCGTCGGGCAAGCTGAACCGCCACGATGGCTCGGGCCAGCCGAACGCCGTGCCACCGGCGAACGGCAACTcctcgaacaacaacaaaccgccGCTGATACCGACGCTACCGAGCATGGTGGTGCCGGGGGCGACCGCACCGAACGCCGCCGGTCTGGCGGGCGATAAAGCACGCCTCAATCGCTCCTCGAAACCGCCCAACCTGGACCTGAAGCGGAgctacaacagcaacagctacGGTGGGGTGAACAGCCGCAACACGCCCAGCACGAACTCGAACGAGAGCAACGGCTCACCGAACAGTATTACGTCTTCTTCCGTGCACGAGCACGGTGCGTCCCAGTCGCACCATCCGATGGTGCCGCACCACGCGCACCATCACGCCGGCGGACACGGCGGAGCCGGCAACCATCCGGCGACACCGACGTCTCACCATCACGCGGGCAGCCATCCGGTGGTGTCGGCGGGCGGCGGGCAGCAGCAACCTGCCCAGCAGCACGGTGgactgcaccaccaccatcatccggGACATCCGGCGGGGCCGCACGGGCAGCATCATCCGCatcacggtggtggtggcggccaGTCGATGGCACACGGTGTGCCGCAACAAGCGCAGCACGGTGGTCCGGGCGGTGGAGGGGGCGCCACACACTATTACCACGCGGGTGGAGGACAGTCGATGGCACAGGCTGGTGGTAGTGGGCAGGTGGGCCACTCTGGCCAATCGTCCTACTACGCGGGCAACGGTCCGTCGCACCGAGGTGGCAGCGTGGGAAGCAACGGGGGCGGTAATGGAGCGGCCGGTTCTGGGTCGGGCGGAAATGGAGGTGGCCACGGAGCGGGACATCCGCACGCGATGCCGGCCGCCGCCGTAATGCACAACTCAGCggttgcggcggcggcggcggctgcggccgCTGTCGAACCGTACCATCAGCAGCTGATCCCGATCAATGCGGCGACCGGAATGTCGTACGTCAAAATCGGACAGGCGTATTAT CCATCGCTAACATTGCCACAAAGCCGCCGATCGCCTCCTAATGAAATACGTCCAATTGCCGGGGTCTATCCGACGATGAATATGGTGATGCCGG CATCTCGACAATTCACACCACGaccacagcacagcagcagctacagcaatGCCAAGGTGAATAAATCGCTTCGATAA